The nucleotide window ACATCTACATTAACATTCTTACCTCCATGACTTACAAGGCTTGAATTCTTACTTACAACAATACCGTAAGAACCTTTTCTAACCTTATTCTTACCATCCATATATTCGTAAACTCCAGCAGAGGTTGAAGCATTTCCACCATTTACAGTTACTGTACCGTCATTTTTTGCTGTCACTTCTGCCTTACCAGTATTATTATCTCCGATAGTCATTCCAGAAACACCATTCCCTGTAGCTGTTACTGTTCCTCCATATTCCAGAGAAGCAGTTGTTCCAGTTGACGAACCATTGATCAACACTCCAGTTGAACTATCTCCTGATACGGTTATCCTACTGTTTGCTCCTAATTTACCTTTTGGATTATATGTAGTTGTTGATAATTTATAACTATTTAAAAAAGCACCAATATTATTAGACACTCCACTTCCTTTTAATGTAATTTCACCATCATTGTTAAGTGCTCCACCTAAAGTAGACATTCCAACAGAGTTTTTTATGTCATTGTCAGTTATTATCTTACCACCTGTTTTATTTGTGGCTGTTGATAATCTTGCTAATTGTCCTATTGCAAAATTCCCTTTTAAGCTAATTTCACCATTAGCATCATTTATAACCTCAGCATTTGAGCCAACTGTTGTACTTCCACCTTTTCCAGTTCCATAATCTGCCCTCATTGCCACATTCATAGGTTGATCTGTATCAACTTTTGCTATATCTGAATCTATCTTTATTTTACCTTTATTTGTCATGTTGGAATCTACATTGACAAACATTCCTAATGAATTTTGTACTCCTGAAAGTTTAATAGTACCTTCATTTACAGCCTTACCTCTGTCCATGCTTACTTTATTTGTAACACTCGCATCTTCCATAAGTGCCATTGCAGCTGAATTATCTGCTTTATCTTTTTTATTTCCATCTGGATTTACTCTAAGCTCTATAGTTCCTGCATTTATCATTGAAGCTCGGTCAGAACCTTTCTTTGCAGCAAATTTCATTCCATAACTTTCTTTACCACTCATACTGATTGTTGCACCTGAATCATTTTTCATAATAACATAACTTTTGTCATTGGGAATATATGTGTATATTCCTATTGAACGTTCTCCACGAAAATCAATCTTTCCTGCATTTTCTAATATTTGATCTTCTTGTCCATAATCATTTCCATTTTCATATACTTGAGCTATTCCTACTTTATATCCTACATAACCATCTTCACTTTTTTTAATATAATAAACACTTGAAGCAGGCCCATAAATTTTTAAATAATGTCCTGTTCCTGGTGTTACAGAAGTTTCTGAAGCTATTGTTCCATCAGCATTAAATGTAAGATTTGTATCATATTTCTGAGTAATATTTCGTATATATTGATGAGTATTTTCTGTTTTATCTGTAATTGTTCCAGAATTCTTTAAAGTTGCTGAATTTTGTTGCGAAACCATTCCTAATGTTAAAATTCCACCTAGATTTAAAGTTCTTCCACCAGGAAATTCATAAACCTTTGAAGGATTATATCCTGATGGCCCAGCAGTGAAGTTATCAATTTCCCAGAATCTTGAACCTCCTATAAAGAAATATTGTTTATTCCTATCTATAGGAGACGCTGCATCTTGTGAAGCTTTAATCGGATCATTAAATTCAGCATTTCCAAAATTATATGAATTAAAATTATATTCAGTTACTCCTGCCGGAAGTTGGCTATTCGCACCGACTTGACTATGTCCTGGACGCCCTGCAACAAACTTAGGATCAGTTATATCTTTAGTATCAGTTTCTGCGTACATTTTAAAAGCATAACGTTGTTCCGCAGGTGATACAGCTCCATCTGTCCAAGTATAATGTAACCATGTAGTTATATTTTGATTACCTGTGTTATTATTTACAAAACTAGCTTGACTTTTTTGTCTAGGTGAAGGATCCGAAGGTAAGCCAGCACCAACTTCTCTCCAGTTATTACTATCACATCCTTCATTACAATCTGCACCTAATATTACTGAGAAAGTTGGTGGATTAGGAGTAAATGGATCTTTCGGTACACCGATAACTGGTTTTGGTGGTGTAAAACTAATCGCCTCTGGCAACGTAGGTGTAACTGCCGTTTTATCCGCTATTCTTATTGCTGATTTATTTATACTTCTTGGACGTATTCCTGCGTTTACTTCAAAAGGCACGATTGGTTCTTTTACTGGTTTTACACTGGCTATACCATATCCTGCTGCTGAACCTGAAGCAAAGTTTGGCCTTCTGTTTCTGCTTAACATTCCATAATTACTACTGTCTGGTGAGATTGCTCTTTCATAGATGTTCTGGCTTCTTTGGAATATCCCTTCATACGGATATTTCGCCTTTTTATCCCCTCTACCTTTATAAGTCCCATTCCAATTATTGTTAAAATAATTTATACCATATTGCCAACTGCTCCAAGGTGATTTAACTACATGATCCCCCTGTTCCATTAGTTGAATAAGTTCAAGATTTGTATTTTTTAATAGTTTGTCATTTTCTTTTCGTGTTGCCTTGACTTGCTGATGTATTGTCTTAATTGATGTAGAGATTGTTTGTCTTTGATTTTCGATACTTGTATTTGTTGGAGCTGAGAACAGATTACTTGTTGTAAAAAGCATTCCAGTAATTAAAAATGTTATTACTAAACTTTCTGTATAATGTACATCTTTACATCTTTTTGCATAGGCTCTCAAATCCTGCTTTATTTTTCTGATGTTATTTGTCATTTTTATACATCTCCTCGTAAGAAATTTTTTGTGATAATTAAATTTTTCATTTACAAAATCTATCATCATATATGATATAAAACCAAAAAAATATTTTGATCTGCGACTTTCTGTATAATGTACATCTTTACATCTCTTTGCATAAGCACGTAAATCCTGCTTTATTTTTCTGATGTTATTTGTCATTTTTATACATCTCCTCGTAAGAAATTTTTTGTGATAATTAAATTTTTCATTTACAAAATCTATCATCATATATGATATAAAACCAAAAAAATATTTTAAAAAAAGACTTTCTGTATAATGTACATCTTTACATCTCTTTGCATAAGCACGTAAATCCTGCTTTATTTTTCTGATGTTATTTGTCATTTTTATACATCTCCTCGTAAGAAATTTTTTGTGATAATTAAATTTTTCATTTACAAAATCTATCATCATATATGATATAAAACCAAAAAAATATTTTAAAGTATAGTGAAATTGCCTAAAAGTTATTAAAACTTGTTTTTAATTTTTTAGATAACATTCAAAACAGTTTTTAATAAAAGTGATTTTTTAGTGATTATAAGTGATTTTTTTCTTAAAATATTTATTTTAGTTAAATACTTTATCATAATTTATATTTTTAAAATTATCTAAATACCCAAACTACTAAAAAACCAGATTAATTTAAAGTCTAGGCTAAACATAATATTGTTATTTTTAATAAATAATTAGCTATTTATTATTATTTTTTTAAGTAAAAGATAAACTTTAAAAATATAATTTTATAAAATGAATTTTTTACAAACATTTTATCACACCTCTATTTTACCAGAGAAATTCAAAAAGTCAATTGTTTTTTTGCTTCAAAACATTTTTTATTTTTTTACATTTCATTGTTTTTTGTTATATTATTAAACTTAAATTTAATAAAAAACATAAAAATAACATTTTTTGACTCCAATCTTTTTTTCAACTAAGCAATATATAAATTTTATTATAAAAAAATTTATTTTTTCGTGTATTTCATAATAATTTTCTTATCTTAAATTTTTTTAAAAAATTTCTATTTTTTTCGTTTGTATTAATTTTTAAATTATATTTATTACAAGTTAAAAGAAATTTAAATTTTACTCTTATAATAAAATATTTTGAAAATAAAACTACTTTATCAGGAAAATAAAAGAACAGTGAAAACTAATATCTCACTGCTCTTTCTTTTTTTGCTTATCTAAATTCAATGGTTAAGATTAATAGATTGCTCTAAATCCAATACCTGCCCTTACATTCTTACCTTTGGTATCATATCCTCCATTTACTGTTACTCCAAATCTTGTGTTGTCAACTCCAATGTTCAAGTCAAACTTACCGTTTCCTTTTCTGTCATCCTTTTCTCCTCTAATTCCGAACCAGTCAGCACTTGTGTATCTTACTCTTGCTCTGTTGTTCACATCTCCAACTTTTCCTAGTTCATTCTCATAGGCTGCTGTAAGTCCAACCGTCAAGTTTGTTCTTACTGCTAACGGTTGAACATATTTGAATTCCATTCCAACTTCTGGCTTAACTGAGAAGTAGTCGTTCCCTTTTACTTCCAGTCTCATTTCCCCTCTGTCTTCCTTGATGTCGTTAAATCTTCCATATTCCATCTTCAAGGCTCCATATGGACGGAAATGTGTTCTCTCGCTCAATCTTACATCGTATCCTAAGTCTGTTTTCAATGCAGCACCGTAAGAATGATAGTCAGATTTTGCCTGGAATACGTCATCTACAACCAGGTATCTACGTTTCATGTCATTAATACCTACAAATACATCTCCGCCGATTGTCCATTGCAATGCCCCATTATAATCCTTCTTAGGCGACATTGTCTTGAACACTCCTGCTTTAAGTATTGTCTGATTTTCTTTTGATTTTCCGATGTCCTTGAACTTGAATCTGTTTGTTACAGCTCCTGCATACCATCCGCTTGAGTTACCCATCTTGATTTTTTCATCCTCATGAACGTAAGCCACACCGTAGGCATTGCTTGTGTAGTTAATGATTCCTGCAGTATCAGTGTTGTATTCATCTCTCATACCGAACACTTTAATCTTGTTGTTTTGTTTAGATGGATTTCTCCAGTCGTGTTTTAAGTATCTGAACTCTTTGTCCAGCAGGTTTCCTGTTGCATTGATTCTTTGTTGAAGGTTTCCGTATTGGTGTCCCATCATTTCGTCTGTTGCCTGATAGAACAATGTTTCCTCATTGTTTCCTATATGATTTAATTTACGACGGAGCTTGTCCAGCAAGTTTCCTGTTGCGTTGATTCTTTGTTGAAGGTTTCCATACTGGTGTCCCATCATTTCGTCTGTTGCCTGATAGAACAATGTTTCCTCATTGTTTCCTATATGATTTAATTTATTAAATAACAGTTTCTCCCTTGAATCAAGTGCATTTACTCCATATCTTTGTTCAAGCCCATCCAGGAAATTGTATGTATCTGTGCTGTTTACTGGTGTTGCGGCTTTTCCTGCAAAATCTGTATACGGTATTTTAGCCATATATACTTTTTCTGGAATTCCATCTGAGCCTATTGTTGGTATTGCAGTCCAAGTGAATGAAGCGGAATTATGTTTCCATTCAATGCTCTTTCCTGCTTTTCTAATTGCATCCTGATATGGTTTCAATATTCTTCCTGAAACTTCAAAATATTTTGAGTTTGATTTATCGGCAGCATCTATTCCGTATAGCAATTCTGCTTTTTTTACACCTAATAAATTATTCAATCCGTTAATCGGGTTTGTTCCCCTCAGAGTGTCAACATACATTCCTAATGAAGATACTAATGTGGCTTCCCTTTGTCCAAAAGGAGTATCCACTTTTACAACACTGGAACTTGGTACCGGTTTACCGTGTACTGTAATAGTTGCTTCCGAAGCCCCTTTTGGTACACTCAGGTTTATACTTCCTGCTGTTTTTTCTAGTGGTTTTCCGCCTGTCGGATCATATTTACCATCTGCTCTTGCACCACTTCCTATTGTAATATCTCCATAATTATACACAACCAGGCTAGTATTTTCCCCCGGCTCACCATTATTTACCCTGTATATTCCAAATCCTTCAGGCGAGTCAATATGCACTTTTCCTCCAGGATGGTTTATAAATTTAGATTTATTGCTGACAACTATTCCTGTTACCTTTGAATGTGCTCCTGCACCAGTTGTAGTAATTTTACCAAAATTTTCACCTGTTGCACCATTATCAAGATACATTCCTATAGCTTCATTGGCACCAAGATTTATTGTTCCTGTTGCACCATTAACAACCCTTGTATTTGCTCCAGTTCCATACATCCCTATACTTCCACCGGCACCATTTACATTTATTGTCCCATTATTAGTAACTGTTCCTGAACCTGATGTACCGTAACCAGCAGCCATCCCAATACTGAATTTTTGATTTGCCGCATCAGTTGAACCTACTGTAATTGTGGCATTATTTGTAGCATTTGCAGAATTTCCATTAGATGAATCTATACTGTAAATTCCAACATTCCCTATTCCGCTACCAAAATTAATATTCGCATTATTTACAACTGTACCATCAGCATAAATACCGTAGTTTTCACTTCCAGTAGAAGTTAATGCTGTCCCATTTGTAATAGTACGTCTCTTATCATTGGAATAGGCATATACTGTACCACTGCCTACATTTACATTCGAAGTATTACTTGTGAATGTTGAAGGTGTGTTTGACTGTCCCTGGATAACAAATCCATAAGACTTATCTCCAATATTAACTGTATTCGCATTATTTGTAATAGCACCGTCAGAACCTACATAGTATACACCAACAGCATCATTTGTTCCCACTGTTAAAGTACCGCCTATATTTACATTACCACCTTTTGAATAAACTCCTGTGGCCCCTTCTCCTGCTTTGACTGTACTTGTATTTCCCAGATTTACACCATATCCATAAATTCCGACTGTCTTATTTCCACCTTCTATAGTTCCATCATTGTTAAACGTTATTTGTGATTTATCTGTATACATTCCAATGTTAGGTGAATTTGCATTATCTGAATTAGCTAACTTTATTGTTCCATCATTAGTGACAGAATATGTTCCTCCACCTGTTGCATACATCGCCGTAGATTTTTGACCCTTCAAGTCAATCAGTCCTGTTGACTCATTCTTGAATACTCTTGAATTGCTGTGAGGATTATCATATGACATTGCTATCACATCATTTGAAGAAGATTCTATTGTCCCTGCATTTATTATTCCACCAGCTTCATTTGTATTTGCTCCTGCTGAATCTACCTTGTAATAAATACCTGTTGAATTTTCACCTAATTTAATTATTCCTCCAGCTTCATTTGAAGCAGTTGTAGACTGTCTGCCTGTAGGCCCCCTGTCATCTTCAACAACATAAATTGCCGTCGATTTCTTTCCAACACTTATATTCCCTTTATTTTCAACAATTCCTCTTTTTGCATAAATTCCTGTTGTTTCTTCCCCTGTTAAATTAATTACTCCTGAAGTTTCGTTCACCAGTTTAACCTTTGAAGCCTCATAACCATTTCCAAGTGTATCATTTCCATTTTCTTGTGCCATTGCAACTTGTTTATTTTGGCTTCCAGTCATATTATTCGCATTTTCAATAGAAGAATTTGCAATTTCCAGCTGATTATAAGGATTATTCACATCATTCAAATCTACAGCCTGATTTATATTCAATTTACTTAAATATAGCATAAATGTCTTATAATTACCCAAAGCATTTATTGTAGGTGCCCCTGTCAACCCTGATGTTAAACTTGTTGCTGATGTATCAGATAAATTCATTTCTACATTTGAAGCTACAAATAATCTTGAACCTTCTTCCATATTTAATGTTAAATTCCCTAAAGTGCTACTACCAGAAGCTCCCGTACCAAATGTATTATCAAAGTAATTTTGAATAGCAGCTGTATTAAATGTTCCATAAGTGGCACCAGGTGCTGTATAATAGAAAGCTGTTCCTCTATTACTTGCTGCATTTGCTCCAGTTGCACCTTTTATTGTAGATGTCATTGCTCCATTTATTTTTATTGTCCCTTTATTAGAACCATTATCAGAAGTGTAGAACAACAGTGATTTTTGTCCTGTTTCAGTAGTACCACCTTTAGTTATTATATCTCCACCATTAGCGGCAAAGAAGTTAATTGCTCCAGCTGTTGCTGTTACATTTGCCTTATTTACAGTTAATGTTCCTTCAGAATAAAGTCCTATAGATTTATCTGTTGTAACTTTAGCATCAACATTTGTATCTACTCCAGTAAATTTTGAATTTTCCCCTTTAACAACAATACCATAAGAACCTTTATTATTATTTGCCCCAGCTACTGCACCATTATTATTAACTGTTACTGTTGCATTTCCATTTAATGTAATTTCTGATTTACCAGTATATGTAGGAGGTGTTGTTGGCGGTGTCACCTCTTTTTGTCCAGCAAAAATCCCTAATACGCTGTTACCAGAAACTTTTACATTTCCTTCCATTGTTAAATTACTATTTGATGCTAATACTCCTATTGAATTATCACCTGACACTTCCGTATATGGTGTTACTGTCCCTTTAGTTCCAACCTCTCCAGTAGAATTTTTTAAATATATTCCTATATTATTTGTATCTCCTGTTCCAAGAACTTTAATCTCACCACTATTTTCTACTTTAGCATTATCTATTCCAACAATACCAATACCATGTTTAATATTTGTACTTGTAATTTTACCTTGATTTTTTAAAATAGAAGATTTATTGTTTGATTTTCCAGAAGCTAACATTCCAATTGCATAGCCACCATCTATCGTAATCTTACCAGTATCAGTATTTATAACTTCAGCTCCTCCAACATTTCCTACTGTTCCATTAGGCCCATTAAGATTATCTGCTCTCATTCCAATATTAACAGGTTGAGAACCGGAAGTTGCTTTTGTTATATTTGAATTTATTTTTATATCTTTTGTGTTTGTAATATTACTGTCTATATTAACATATGCTCCGATAGAGTTCTTTACATTTGTAAGATTTATTGTACCTTCATTTCTGGCATTACCTCTTTTTAAAGTTACTCCATTAGTAACGCTGCTATCTACCATCAAAGTCATTGCCGCTGAATTATCTGCCTGATCTTCATTATACTCATTTGGATTATTGTTACCATTATTATTTCCTAATGTAATACTAGCACCTTGAGCATTTACCATTGTTGCACGATCATCGGAATTTGCAGCTATTTTCATTCCATAGCTTTCTTTTCCGTGCAGATTTATTTCTCCTTCGTTACTCATAATTGCAAAATTTTTACTAGTAGGCAAGTATACATACATTCCGATAGATCTTGTACCAAAAAAATTAATTTTTCCAGTTCCAGAATTAGTTAATACTTGTTTATCCCCATTTTTCCAATCACCTGTGCCATATCTATTTTCTTCAACTTCTGCTATTCCTACTTTATATCCAACGTATCCTTTATTACTTCTATGTATTGTATAATTTGTAGTAGCTCCTCTAATACTTAAATCCTGTGGCATATTTTGTATCCAGCTATCCTCTTTCTCTTTTGAATCTGTTATAACTCCAGAATTTTTTAATGTTGCTGCATTTTCTTGAGAAACCATTCCTAATGTTAGTATCCCTCCTAAATTTAATATCTTTCCATTAGGAAAATCATATGTTACTTCACTAGTTTGATTATCAATTTCCCAAAACCTAGAACCTCCTATAAAAAAATATTGATGGTTTTTATCATCGGCAGGATTACCAGTTAGTTCCACTTCTTGAGAATCTAAAACTCCACCAGCAAATTCTACCTCACCCCCAAAATTATATGAATTAAAATAAAATTCATTTCCTGAAGGAGCATTATTTCCTCCTGCAGCAGGATTACTTATATTTGTAGTATTAGTTTCAGCAAACATTTTAAAAGCATATGATTTTTCAGCAGGTGTAACTAATCCATCTCTCCAAGTATAATGTAACCATGTAGTTATATTTTGATTACTTTGAGTATTAGATATAATATCAGATTTTGATATTTTTCGTGGAGTTGCGTTTGTATAACCGTGTCTCCAATCACTACTATTGCAACCTTCATTACAATCAGCACCTAACACAATCGCAAACGTAGGTGGCACTGGCAATGCAGGATCAGCTGGTAAAGTTATATCCGGTGACAATGGAGAAAATTTCACTGGTTCTGGTAATGTTGGGCTATTAGCCACTTTTGGTGTAAGATTTAATGGTGATTTATTAATATTTCTTGGATTAATTCCAGCATTTACTATTGTTGATACTGGTGGTTCCGGTACCGGAATATTACTTGCTATCCCATATCCTATTGGTAAACCTTGTCTTGCATTTGTTGCAGCTGAACGTGCTCCTTTTGATTTACCTAATAATCCATAATTTTCACTATTTGTCGGCATATATCTATTAAATTCATTTGTATCTCTTTCTAGGATACCTTCATAAGGATATTTCGCCTTTTTATCCCCTCTACCTTTATAAGTTCCGTTCCAGTTATTATTGAAGTAATTTATACCATATTGCCAACTGCTCCAAGGTGATTTAACTACGTGATCCCCCTGTTCCATTAGTTGAATAAGTTCAAGATTTGTATTTTTTAATAGTTTGTCATTTTCTTTTCGTGTTGCTTTGACTTGCTGATGTATTGTCTTAATTGATGTAGAGATTGTTTGTCTTTGATTTTCGATACTTGTATTTGTTGGAGCTGAGAACAGATTACTTGTTGCAAAAAGCATTCCAGTAATTAAAAATGTTATTACTAGACTTTCTGTATAATGTACATCTTTACATCTCTTTGCATAAGCACGTAAATCCTGCTTTATTTTTCTGATGTTATTTGTCATTTTTNNNNNNNNNNCTTGAACTTGAATCTGTTTGTTACAGCTCCTGCATACCATCCGCTTGAATTACCCATCTTGATTTTTTCATCCTCATGAACGTAAGCCACACCGTAGGCGTTACTTGTGTAGTTAATGATTCCTGCAGTATCAGTGTTGTATTCATCTCTCATACCGAACACTTTAATCTTGTTGTTTTGTTTAGATGGATTTCTCCAGTCGTGTTTTAAGTATCTGAACTCTTTGTCCAGCAAGTTTCCAGTTGCATTGATTCTTTGTTGAAGGTTTCCATATTGGTGTCCCATCATTTCGTCTGTTGCCTGATAGAACAGGATTGCTTCATTATTACCAATTCCATTTAATTTTTGAAACAACTTACGTTCTCTTGTATCTAAAGCCTCTACTCCATATCTTTGTTCCAGTCCATCTAGGAAGTTATAAGTATCTGCACTGTTTACTGGTGTACTTTCTCGCCCTGCCCAAGCTGTATACGGTATTTTAACCATATAAATACTTGTCATTGTTCCATCATTCGGATTTAATGTAGGTGTTGCAAGCCAATTCAGCCCTCCAGAATAGATATTCCAATTTGAAACACCACTTGTCTTGATTGCATTATTATACGGCCCTAAAATTCTAGGATCTTTAATTAAAATAGACTTGCTATTTGTCATTTCAGTTGCTTCAGTACCAATAATTAAATCAGCCTCTTGAGTTAAATTTCCTAATCCATTTATTGATTTTGTATAATCTTTTCCTGATGTATTTACATACATTCCAATACTTGATGCTGATACTTCAATAGGATTTTTTGCAAATGTATTTATTACTACAGGTGTCTGTTTTACCCCGTTTATTGTTACTGTCGCAGTCTGTGCTCCTGCAGGTGCGTCAATATTAGCTCCTCCAATTCCTTTACCTGTTGGTGGTGTGGTAAATTTCTGTACAGTATTAGAAGGATTGTTATTTCCATTTACAGTTATATTACCATAGTTTACAACTCTTCCTCCTTTCAAGTAC belongs to Leptotrichia trevisanii DSM 22070 and includes:
- a CDS encoding autotransporter-associated N-terminal domain-containing protein, giving the protein MTNNIRKIKQDLRAYAKRCKDVHYTESLVITFLITGMLFATSNLFSAPTNTSIENQRQTISTSIKTIHQQVKATRKENDKLLKNTNLELIQLMEQGDHVVKSPWSSWQYGINYFNNNWNGTYKGRGDKKAKYPYEGILERDTNEFNRYMPTNSENYGLLGKSKGARSAATNARQGLPIGYGIASNIPVPEPPVSTIVNAGINPRNINKSPLNLTPKVANSPTLPEPVKFSPLSPDITLPADPALPVPPTFAIVLGADCNEGCNSSDWRHGYTNATPRKISKSDIISNTQSNQNITTWLHYTWRDGLVTPAEKSYAFKMFAETNTTNISNPAAGGNNAPSGNEFYFNSYNFGGEVEFAGGVLDSQEVELTGNPADDKNHQYFFIGGSRFWEIDNQTSEVTYDFPNGKILNLGGILTLGMVSQENAATLKNSGVITDSKEKEDSWIQNMPQDLSIRGATTNYTIHRSNKGYVGYKVGIAEVEENRYGTGDWKNGDKQVLTNSGTGKINFFGTRSIGMYVYLPTSKNFAIMSNEGEINLHGKESYGMKIAANSDDRATMVNAQGASITLGNNNGNNNPNEYNEDQADNSAAMTLMVDSSVTNGVTLKRGNARNEGTINLTNVKNSIGAYVNIDSNITNTKDIKINSNITKATSGSQPVNIGMRADNLNGPNGTVGNVGGAEVINTDTGKITIDGGYAIGMLASGKSNNKSSILKNQGKITSTNIKHGIGIVGIDNAKVENSGEIKVLGTGDTNNIGIYLKNSTGEVGTKGTVTPYTEVSGDNSIGVLASNSNLTMEGNVKVSGNSVLGIFAGQKEVTPPTTPPTYTGKSEITLNGNATVTVNNNGAVAGANNNKGSYGIVVKGENSKFTGVDTNVDAKVTTDKSIGLYSEGTLTVNKANVTATAGAINFFAANGGDIITKGGTTETGQKSLLFYTSDNGSNKGTIKINGAMTSTIKGATGANAASNRGTAFYYTAPGATYGTFNTAAIQNYFDNTFGTGASGSSTLGNLTLNMEEGSRLFVASNVEMNLSDTSATSLTSGLTGAPTINALGNYKTFMLYLSKLNINQAVDLNDVNNPYNQLEIANSSIENANNMTGSQNKQVAMAQENGNDTLGNGYEASKVKLVNETSGVINLTGEETTGIYAKRGIVENKGNISVGKKSTAIYVVEDDRGPTGRQSTTASNEAGGIIKLGENSTGIYYKVDSAGANTNEAGGIINAGTIESSSNDVIAMSYDNPHSNSRVFKNESTGLIDLKGQKSTAMYATGGGTYSVTNDGTIKLANSDNANSPNIGMYTDKSQITFNNDGTIEGGNKTVGIYGYGVNLGNTSTVKAGEGATGVYSKGGNVNIGGTLTVGTNDAVGVYYVGSDGAITNNANTVNIGDKSYGFVIQGQSNTPSTFTSNTSNVNVGSGTVYAYSNDKRRTITNGTALTSTGSENYGIYADGTVVNNANINFGSGIGNVGIYSIDSSNGNSANATNNATITVGSTDAANQKFSIGMAAGYGTSGSGTVTNNGTINVNGAGGSIGMYGTGANTRVVNGATGTINLGANEAIGMYLDNGATGENFGKITTTGAGAHSKVTGIVVSNKSKFINHPGGKVHIDSPEGFGIYRVNNGEPGENTSLVVYNYGDITIGSGARADGKYDPTGGKPLEKTAGSINLSVPKGASEATITVHGKPVPSSSVVKVDTPFGQREATLVSSLGMYVDTLRGTNPINGLNNLLGVKKAELLYGIDAADKSNSKYFEVSGRILKPYQDAIRKAGKSIEWKHNSASFTWTAIPTIGSDGIPEKVYMAKIPYTDFAGKAATPVNSTDTYNFLDGLEQRYGVNALDSREKLLFNKLNHIGNNEETLFYQATDEMMGHQYGNLQQRINATGNLLDKLRRKLNHIGNNEETLFYQATDEMMGHQYGNLQQRINATGNLLDKEFRYLKHDWRNPSKQNNKIKVFGMRDEYNTDTAGIINYTSNAYGVAYVHEDEKIKMGNSSGWYAGAVTNRFKFKDIGKSKENQTILKAGVFKTMSPKKDYNGALQWTIGGDVFVGINDMKRRYLVVDDVFQAKSDYHSYGAALKTDLGYDVRLSERTHFRPYGALKMEYGRFNDIKEDRGEMRLEVKGNDYFSVKPEVGMEFKYVQPLAVRTNLTVGLTAAYENELGKVGDVNNRARVRYTSADWFGIRGEKDDRKGNGKFDLNIGVDNTRFGVTVNGGYDTKGKNVRAGIGFRAIY